From the genome of Streptomyces sp. NBC_01341, one region includes:
- the purH gene encoding bifunctional phosphoribosylaminoimidazolecarboxamide formyltransferase/IMP cyclohydrolase, translated as MSVNKPIRRALVSVYDKTGLEDLARGLHEAGVELVSTGSTAGKIAAAGVPVTKVEELTGFPECLDGRVKTLHPRVHAGILADLRLDAHREQLAELGVEPFDLVVVNLYPFKATVASGASDDECVEQIDIGGPSMVRAAAKNHPSVAVVTSPERYADVLAAVKAGGFDLTARKRLAAEAFQHTAAYDVAVASWFADGYAAADDSGFPDFSGATYERKNVLRYGENPHQPAALYTSGEGGLAEAEQLHGKEMSYNNYTDTDAARRAAYDHAEPCVAIIKHANPCGIAIADDVAEAHRNAHACDPLSAFGGVIAVNRPVTVEMAEQVAEIFTEVIVAPAYEDGAVEVLARKKNIRVLRCPDAPASEVEVKPIDGGALLQVTDRLQADGDDPANWTLATGDALSAEELRELAFAWKACRAVKSNAILLAKDGASVGVGMGQVNRVDSAKLAVERAGEERARGAYAASDAFFPFPDGLEILTAAGIRAVAQPGGSVRDELVVEAAKKAGVTMYFTGTRHFFH; from the coding sequence ATGTCGGTGAATAAGCCCATCCGCCGCGCCCTGGTCAGTGTCTACGACAAGACAGGGCTCGAAGACCTCGCCCGCGGTCTGCACGAGGCCGGTGTCGAGCTGGTCTCCACCGGCTCCACCGCCGGGAAGATCGCCGCCGCCGGAGTGCCGGTCACGAAGGTCGAGGAGCTCACCGGCTTCCCCGAATGCCTCGACGGCCGCGTCAAGACGCTTCACCCCCGGGTGCACGCCGGCATCCTCGCCGACCTGCGTCTGGACGCCCACCGAGAGCAGCTCGCCGAGCTCGGTGTGGAGCCGTTCGACCTGGTGGTCGTGAACCTGTACCCGTTCAAGGCGACCGTCGCCTCCGGCGCCTCCGACGACGAGTGCGTCGAGCAGATCGACATCGGCGGCCCCTCGATGGTCCGCGCCGCCGCCAAGAACCACCCCTCCGTGGCCGTCGTCACCAGCCCGGAGCGCTACGCCGACGTCCTTGCCGCGGTCAAGGCGGGCGGTTTCGACCTGACCGCCCGTAAGCGGCTCGCCGCCGAGGCCTTCCAGCACACCGCCGCGTACGACGTGGCCGTGGCGTCCTGGTTCGCCGACGGCTACGCCGCCGCCGACGACTCCGGCTTCCCGGACTTCTCCGGCGCGACGTACGAGCGCAAGAACGTCCTGCGCTACGGCGAGAACCCGCACCAGCCGGCGGCGCTCTACACCTCGGGCGAGGGTGGTCTCGCCGAGGCCGAGCAGCTGCACGGCAAGGAGATGTCCTACAACAACTACACGGACACCGACGCCGCTCGCCGTGCCGCATACGACCACGCCGAGCCGTGCGTCGCGATCATCAAGCACGCCAACCCGTGCGGTATCGCGATCGCGGACGATGTCGCCGAGGCGCACCGCAACGCGCACGCCTGCGACCCGCTGTCCGCGTTCGGCGGCGTGATCGCCGTCAACCGCCCGGTGACCGTCGAGATGGCCGAGCAGGTCGCGGAGATCTTCACCGAGGTGATCGTCGCCCCGGCGTACGAGGACGGCGCGGTCGAGGTCCTCGCACGCAAGAAGAACATCCGCGTGCTCCGCTGCCCCGACGCCCCGGCCTCCGAGGTCGAGGTCAAGCCGATCGACGGCGGTGCGCTGCTCCAGGTCACCGACCGGCTCCAGGCCGACGGCGACGACCCGGCCAACTGGACCCTCGCCACCGGTGACGCCCTTTCGGCCGAGGAACTCAGGGAACTCGCCTTCGCCTGGAAGGCCTGCCGCGCGGTCAAGTCGAACGCGATCCTGCTCGCCAAGGACGGCGCCTCCGTCGGCGTCGGCATGGGCCAGGTCAACCGTGTCGACTCCGCGAAGCTCGCGGTCGAGCGGGCCGGCGAGGAGCGGGCACGCGGTGCGTACGCCGCGTCCGACGCGTTCTTCCCGTTCCCCGACGGCCTGGAGATCCTGACCGCCGCGGGCATCAGGGCCGTGGCCCAGCCGGGCGGCTCGGTCCGCGACGAGCTCGTCGTCGAGGCCGCGAAGAAGGCCGGCGTGACCATGTACTTCACGGGCACCCGCCACTTCTTCCACTGA
- the purN gene encoding phosphoribosylglycinamide formyltransferase → MASPPPSAAPARLVVLVSGSGTNLQALLDAIGDDPEGYGARIVAVGADRHGTLGAERAERAGLPTFVCKVGEYASREEWDTALTAAVAEHRPDLVVSAGFMKIVGKGFLAEFGGRVVNTHPALLPSFPGAHGVRDALAYGVKVTGCTVHFVDDGVDTGPIIAQGVVEVTEEETVEGEAALHERIKEVERKLLVEAVGRLARDGYRIEGRKVHLGHVGE, encoded by the coding sequence GTGGCCTCCCCGCCCCCCTCCGCCGCTCCGGCCCGTCTGGTCGTGCTCGTCTCCGGCTCAGGCACGAATCTGCAAGCGCTCCTCGACGCCATCGGGGACGATCCCGAGGGCTACGGCGCGCGGATCGTAGCGGTCGGCGCGGACCGCCACGGCACCCTCGGCGCCGAGCGTGCCGAGCGCGCGGGGCTGCCCACCTTCGTCTGCAAGGTCGGTGAGTACGCGAGCCGCGAGGAGTGGGACACCGCGCTCACCGCGGCCGTGGCCGAGCACCGTCCGGACCTCGTGGTCTCCGCCGGGTTCATGAAGATCGTGGGCAAGGGCTTCCTCGCCGAGTTCGGCGGCCGCGTCGTCAACACCCACCCCGCCCTGCTCCCCAGCTTTCCCGGTGCTCACGGTGTCCGCGACGCGCTCGCGTACGGCGTGAAGGTCACCGGGTGCACCGTCCACTTCGTCGACGACGGCGTCGACACCGGTCCGATCATCGCGCAGGGCGTGGTCGAGGTGACCGAAGAGGAAACGGTGGAGGGTGAAGCAGCCCTCCACGAACGCATCAAGGAAGTCGAGCGCAAGCTGCTCGTCGAGGCCGTAGGGCGGCTCGCCCGCGACGGCTATCGCATTGAGGGACGAAAGGTTCATCTCGGTCATGTCGGTGAATAA
- a CDS encoding cell division protein PerM — protein MTERSPMLPAERSRSAALASACARGAIAAGLGLGSLAVLVMVLWISSPYPDSGPDGAFHVATGLWLLAHGAELIRTDTLGGHPAPVATVPLLLVVLPVWLVHRAARDSAETDGKGTDRHSAVGAFCAVSAGYLLVVLAAAAYGRGGGLPVDRATLAFPVVFVVTGSAAAGVWAARGRPMASLLVWAPLRLQEAAARTKFRAGGAAALRSAAAGMLVLLVGGALLVVAALVWNAGAAKGSLLGLSGDWAGRSALLLLAVALMPNAAMWGASYGMGPGFALGTASTVTPFAFAGHPALPDFPLLAAMPSQGPGTAVNWVAAAVPAVAALAVARRVARSAAPSPAGDEEPWGQGWTALIAGLGAVGCGAGAAALAAASGGPLGTGALAEFGPVWWLVGPASLVWTAVIGVPAALLLRAWRLRENRWGWRRDVAAQVKDAGSTAPEQKSAKGAPGMRPPQEKGDTEAGAAKADEEPYDFLSAGSWHEDGARKARWAALRRSSGGLMADFPAAPEAVAESTPATPGTGVAEPGAEAADRAGPARPAAAEAGSTAGSADGPPAAEGAPAAGSGTPSAPTQAPTPAETPAGTPAEAPVTEPEKPTGPGGDADRHPDPGRESAP, from the coding sequence GTGACCGAACGCAGCCCGATGTTGCCTGCCGAGCGGAGCAGGTCCGCCGCGCTTGCCTCCGCGTGTGCGCGCGGAGCCATCGCCGCGGGGCTCGGACTCGGCTCGCTGGCCGTCCTGGTCATGGTGCTGTGGATCAGCTCGCCGTACCCCGACAGCGGACCGGACGGGGCCTTCCACGTCGCCACCGGTCTCTGGCTGCTCGCCCACGGCGCCGAACTCATCAGGACCGACACGCTCGGCGGGCACCCCGCCCCCGTGGCCACGGTGCCCCTGCTGCTCGTCGTGCTGCCCGTGTGGCTCGTGCACCGGGCGGCCCGGGACTCCGCGGAGACGGACGGGAAGGGCACGGACAGGCACTCGGCGGTCGGGGCGTTCTGCGCGGTGAGCGCCGGCTACCTGCTGGTCGTGCTCGCAGCGGCGGCCTACGGGCGGGGCGGGGGACTGCCCGTCGACCGCGCCACGCTCGCGTTTCCCGTCGTGTTCGTGGTCACCGGCTCCGCCGCCGCGGGGGTCTGGGCGGCGCGGGGGCGCCCGATGGCCTCGCTCCTGGTCTGGGCGCCGCTCCGACTCCAGGAGGCCGCGGCCCGCACCAAATTCCGGGCGGGTGGCGCGGCCGCGCTGCGCTCGGCGGCCGCAGGGATGCTGGTGCTGCTCGTCGGCGGGGCACTGCTGGTGGTCGCGGCTCTGGTGTGGAACGCGGGGGCCGCGAAGGGGTCGTTGCTGGGGCTGTCCGGCGACTGGGCCGGCAGATCCGCCCTGCTCCTGCTGGCTGTGGCGCTCATGCCGAACGCGGCCATGTGGGGTGCCTCGTACGGCATGGGACCTGGCTTCGCCCTTGGCACGGCGTCCACGGTCACACCGTTCGCCTTCGCCGGACACCCCGCACTGCCGGACTTCCCGCTGCTCGCTGCGATGCCGTCGCAGGGCCCGGGGACGGCGGTGAACTGGGTGGCGGCCGCGGTCCCGGCCGTGGCCGCCCTGGCCGTCGCCCGCCGCGTCGCGCGGAGTGCGGCCCCCTCACCCGCCGGAGACGAGGAGCCGTGGGGCCAGGGGTGGACCGCGCTGATCGCCGGGCTGGGCGCCGTGGGCTGCGGAGCAGGTGCGGCGGCGCTGGCCGCCGCTTCGGGCGGGCCGCTGGGTACCGGGGCGCTGGCCGAGTTCGGCCCGGTGTGGTGGCTGGTGGGCCCCGCTTCGCTCGTGTGGACGGCCGTGATCGGCGTACCGGCGGCGCTGTTGCTCAGGGCCTGGCGGCTGCGGGAGAACCGGTGGGGATGGCGGCGTGACGTCGCGGCCCAGGTGAAGGATGCCGGGTCGACGGCGCCCGAGCAGAAGTCGGCGAAGGGCGCCCCGGGGATGCGGCCGCCGCAGGAGAAGGGGGACACGGAGGCAGGTGCGGCGAAGGCGGACGAGGAACCGTACGACTTCCTGTCGGCCGGTTCCTGGCATGAGGACGGGGCGAGGAAGGCGCGCTGGGCAGCCCTCCGGAGAAGCTCCGGCGGGCTGATGGCGGACTTCCCCGCCGCCCCCGAAGCCGTCGCGGAGTCCACACCCGCTACACCTGGGACAGGGGTGGCGGAGCCGGGCGCGGAGGCAGCCGACCGTGCGGGTCCCGCACGTCCGGCCGCAGCCGAAGCCGGTTCCACGGCCGGCTCGGCGGACGGTCCCCCCGCCGCCGAAGGCGCTCCCGCGGCGGGGTCCGGCACCCCGTCCGCCCCCACGCAGGCTCCGACGCCCGCGGAGACGCCCGCGGGGACGCCCGCGGAGGCGCCCGTAACCGAGCCGGAGAAGCCGACCGGCCCGGGTGGGGACGCCGATCGGCATCCGGACCCGGGCCGGGAGAGCGCTCCGTAG